ACAAGAGCATAGGTTGTGTGGTAGAATAATATGAAGAATACACCACTGGTTTCAGTAATTGTCATTTCTTATAATTCGTCGAAGTATATTATTCACACTTTGGAAAGTATCAGGCGGCAAACCTATGGTAACATAGAATTGATTATATCTGATGATGGATCTAAAGATGATACTGTAGAAGTTGCAGCACGTTGGTTAGAAGATAACAAAGGTGCTTTTACTGCTACCCGATTAGTGGTAGCAGAAAAAAATGGAGGATTGCCTGCCAATTGTCAAAGAGGTTTCAATGCTTCAACAGGTGACTATATTAAACTGATAGCTGCTGATGATATTTTGATGCCGCGTTGCATTGAAAGTTTTATGAATACACTGCAGGCTAATAATGCTGATTTCGCATATTCAGCCGTTGAGATTATAGATGAACATAACAAAGTAGTTGGAGGTGATACATCTTTTTATCCTTCTTTTTTTGGAACACTTACTACTAAGAGAAAGAAAGAGGTTTTTGCCAGGTATGCAGAGTTTTTAAATACACCTACCTGGTTTTATACAAGAGCATTGATAGAAAAGGTGGGAGGATACGAAACTTCATACAGAATTTTGGAAGATCATATTTTGTTGATGCGTGTTCTGCAGCTAGATGCAAAGCTGGTATATGTTGATCAACCCCTGGTTCAATATCGTGTTCATTCTCACTCGTCTATTGCAGCGCATAACAAAATTCTGCTGCAGGAACTAAAAAGGTCAAGGCATGAAGAGCGATGGGTTCATCTAAACAAGTGGAGCATTAAGAACCTGCTTTTTATGGCTGATGATTACCTGCATTATTTATTTGCTCCAAGTAAGTTTAGGAAATTCCTGTATTTAACCCGTACAATCAACCCTGCTTTTTGGATGAAGTTGTTTATTAAGAATAAAGCAAACACACCCGGAGTTCTTAAAATTAAAAAGATGTTCGGCTAGCCAAAACCGGCTATTGTGCAATTATGTTTATTTACGTCTTCTTTTTTTTGGTAATTCTTTGTGGCGCTATTTTTATTTATGGCGCACCACAGCGGGCTATTTTCCTTTCCGTTATTTCGTTTGTGCTAATAATGCTATGCGGGTTACGTGGAGATGTTGATGGTGATTACTGGTCGTATATACTATCGTATCAGGGCGCAATTTCAGACCAGGAAAATTTGAATGTTGAATTTTCCTACAATGCCATATCCAAAATTGTAGATGCTGTTGTCGGTAATTTCAGTGGTGTGCTGTTTTTTTATGCTTTTGTTTCCATTAGCCTTCTTACGTATATAATTATAAAGTTTTACCACGCTAATATTTACGTTTTCCTTGTTTACTACTCCTTTTACTTCTTCCTGCATCCAATGACGCAAATACGTGGGTCAATAGCAGCATCTGCTTTGTTGCTATCGCTGCAGTTTATTTACAAAAAACAATTTTGGCTATTCCTGCTGGTGGTCATTGCAGGTGCATTTTTTCATGCTTCTACTTTGTTGATTCTTCCTTTTTACTTTATTGTCAATCGCTTTCAGTTGAAGAATTCACATGCAATATGTATAGCTATCATTGCATTTGTTATAGGAAAGGTTTTTCACCCCTTCAACCTGTTGATGGGTCTGCCACTGGGAGAGGGTTTGTATGTACTGAACAAGCTTGAGATGCATAAAAATACACTGGAGGGTGGTGTAGGAAACAGGACAGCAGATGTTTATATAATCATGGCTTTGCTAAAGCTGGGCTTTAATATTTTCCTGCGGTACAAAGCTGATCTTTTGCAAGAGCGGTTTAAATATTTCAGAACCTTCCTCACAGTACATTTTTGGGGATACGTTATATATCTACTATTATCGGATATGCATATTGTTAGCGCAAGAATTTCAGAACTGTTGGGTATTACCGAGATATTCCTGATACCAATGCTCATTGAAGTGTTTACACCAAAGTGGGCAGGTAAATCTATGGTCATCACTATGGCCGTATTCCAGTTGGTCATCAGTTTGTTCATTGTAAAGTTGGTTCGTCCTTATGAGCTTGGCATCTAGTACTAAAAGAAATATATACCTGGTGATCCCACAATTTAAAACTGGTGGAGGTAACCGGGTTTTTGTGGAATTGGCCAATGTATTGGCGGAGGAGCATTCGGTTACTATTATCTTTCCTAACAATACGGAGGATAGTCATACATTTTTTGTATCACCAAAAATCAAGATCCAACCCATTGGTGCTATTGCATTAACTAAAAGTAAAAAGCTCATCAACCTTTTTCAGTGTATCCGTTACATCAATAGACACTGCAAGGATGGCAATGTGATCATTACAGATCCATTTATGTGCTTGCTAGGCTTCATGATAAAAGTTCCAAGGCTCTATAGATTCGTGCAGGCCGATGATTATAGGATTTTTGATGATAAGATGATCCTCAAGAACGATCTAATGCTCGCTACTTACAAAAGGCTTTGTGAACGCAGTTATAGGTTCAGGATGAACTATATTTTCAACTCTTCCTACACCTATCAAAGATTCATTGAGGTATCCAAAACATCTGTTCCATATTTATTGGTTCATCCTGCTCTCAACCACGATGTATTCAATAACCGCAACAGGATACCAGCTGGCACTAATGCAAAGATCAATATAGCTCTCATAGCGCGTAAGCACCCATGGAAGGGATTTACTACCTTCCTAGAGGTTTGGAAGCAACTTGATGAAGAAGTAAAACAAAGCATCAACAAGGTATCTTTGATAAGTCATGATGACTTATCAAGCTTTCCTGTTGAACAATTTCAACTGGTAAAACCGCAGTCAGATCATGAGATAGCTGACGTTATGCGGCAATCCGATATCTTCATATCTACTTCATGGTGGGAAGGATTTGGTTTACCACCATTGGAAGCTATGGCATGTGGCTGTGCAGTAATAACATCTAAATCTGGTGGCGTGGATGAATATGCGCGTGATGATAAAAACTGCCTGATGTATGAACCGAAAAACGTAGAACAACTTAAACAGGCGATTGAAAGATTGCTTAAAAACAGGCACGAAATTTACTGCATTGCAAACGAGGGAGTGGAGTCTTCAAAACAATTTTCATGGACAAATTCTGCTCGCCAGCTTCTAGAAATTATTCAATGATGACCGGAACACCTCTTCAGTTAACCGTATCAATTGTTTTATATGAAAGTAAGGCAACGGAAATAAAAGGTTTAATCAGCTCCCTTTTAGATACTTCTCTAAACATAAAGGTCTTCCTGGTCGACAACTCATCCACCGATCGTTTAAAAAGACTTGCTACAGACAAACGAGTTACCTACATATTCAATAACAAAAATATTGGTTATGGCAGAGGGCATAACATAGGCATTTTTGAAAGTATTAAATCTGGTTCTCCTTACCACCTGGTGGTAAATCCGGATGTGGAAATGGAAGGTGAGATACTTGAAAAGATGTACAACTTTATGGAGGAACACCCGGATGCCGGTTGTGTAGTTCCCAATGTTCTTTACCCTGATGGTAACAAGCAGTACCTGAATAAACTTTATCCAACTCCTTTCGACCTGATGATGAGGAGATTCCTACCTGAGAAGCTTTCTAAAACTTTCCCCCGCTTCGATAAATACGAATTAAAGCACCTTGATAATGTGACCAGGCAGGTTCCTATAGCTTCTGGTTGTTTTTTATTTTGCAGAAATCTTGTACTGAAAGAAATAGGCGGCTTCGATTCGCGTTATTTTATGTATCTGGAAGATACTGATATGTGCAGGCGCATAAATGAAGTATCAAAAGTTATTTTTTGGCCAGAGATAGAAGTAATTCATGCATATGCCAAAGGTTCTTATAGCAACCCTCGCTTGCTATTTTACCATATATCTTCTGCCATCAAATATTTCAATAAGTGGGGATGGCTTTTTGATGCAGAAAGGCGAAGAATTAACCGTCAATTCAAATAGAACGGTTGATCATCTGCAAAAAAAATGCATCTTCACACGGTTTTTTTATCTGTAAAAAAAATAATGTATTCATATAATGTCTAAAAAAGCCCTAATCACAGGTATTACCGGCCAGGACGGAGCATACCTGGCGGAACTGTTGTTAAACAAAGGATACGAGGTTCATGGAACGAAGAGAAGAAGTTCTATGTTCAACACCGACAGGATCGATCACCTATATGAAGATCCGCATACGCCTAACCGCAGCATGATCCTGCACTATGGCGATCTTACCGACAGCACCAATCTAATCCGCATCATCCAGGAGGTTCAGCCGGATGAGATCTACAACCTGGCAGCAATGAGCCATGTAGCGGTAAGTTTTGAAACACCTGAATACACTGCCAATGCCGACGGTATAGGTACTTTGAGAATTTTAGAAGCTATCCGCATATTGGGCCTGACCGAAAAAACCCGCATCTACCAGGCATCTACTTCAGAATTATACGGGCTGGTACAGGCGGTGCCTCAAAGCGAGACAACACCTTTCTACCCACGTTCTCCATACGCGGTTGCTAAGCTATATGCTTACTGGATCACCGTAAACTACCGGGAAGCGTACGGCATGTATGCTTGCAATGGTATCCTTTTCAACCACGAATCACCTCTACGCGGCGAAACATTCGTAACACGTAAGATCACCCGTGGTGTAGCTAAAATAGCGCTTGGGTTGCAGGACATCCTGTACCTGGGTAATATGAATGCTAAGCGCGACTGGGGTCATGCAAAAGATTATGTGGAAGCTATGTGGCGCATACTGCAGCAGGATACGCCTACTGACTATGTGATAGCTACCGGTGTAACTACCGAGATCCGCGAGTTTGTAAAGATGGCTTTTGCTGAAGCAGGAATTGAAGTTGCTTTCCGCGGCGAGCAGGAAAACGAAGAAGGTTATGTAGTAGCCTGCAATGGTGACTTCCAACTGGCTGAAGGCACTGTAGTAGTAAAAGTTGATCCGCGCTACTACCGTCCTACAGAGGTGGAGTTGCTGATAGGTGACGCTACCAAATCAAAAGAAATATTGGGCTGGGAACCTAAATACACTGTACAGGAACTTTGTGCTGAAATGGTACAGAGCGATATCGACCTGTTCCGCCGCGAAGTGCTGCTGAAAGAAAGTGGATTTAGCATTAAGAATGAATTTGAATAGCCGGGAAGGCGGTAGGCTTTAGGAGGCGTTAGGTTGTAGAAGTTAGGCATTACAGATGCGTGATGCTGGATAGCTGATCGAAGCAGGATAAGCCTAACAACTTCCAACTACCAACTACCATCTACCATCTCCTCACACCCCACACCCCATACCTCATATATAATGAACAAAGAAGACAAGATCTACATTGCCGGCCATCGTGGGATGGTCGGCAGTGCTATTAATAGAAAACTACAGTCCGAAGGTTATACCAACATCATTGTAAGAACATCTGCTGAACTGGACCTGAGAAACCAGCAGGCAGTGTTCGATTTTTTTGATCAGGAGAAGCCGCAGTATGTTTTTCTTGCTGCCGCAAAAGTTGGAGGCATCAATGCTAACAACGTGTACCGCGCCGAGTTCCTGTACGACAACCTGATGATTGAAGCCAACATCATTCATGCTGCGCATCAGTCAGGTGTTACCAAGCTGTTGTTCCTTGGTTCTTCATGTATCTATCCAAAAATGGCGCCCCAGCCATTGAAGGAAGAAGCCCTGCTTTCAGGTTACCTGGAGTATACCAACGAGCCATACGCAATTGCCAAAATTGCTGGTATCAAGCTTTGTGAAGCCTACCGCTCACAGTACGGCAGCAACTTTATTTCTGCCATGCCTACCAACCTGTATGGTCCTAACGATAACTACGACCTGAAGAAAAGCCACGTATTGCCGGCGCTCTTGCGCAAGATGATCATGGCGAAAAGGAACAATGCAGAATCAGTAGAGATCTGGGGTACGGGTTCTCCAAAGAGAGAATTTTTACACGTAGACGATCTTGCAGAAGCTTGCATTTTCCTGATGTTGAACTACAACGACCCGCAGTTTGTAAACATTGGTACCGGTGAGGACATATCTATCTATGAGCTTACCGAACTGGTGAAAGAGATTGTAGGTTTTGAAGGACCGATCAAGACAAACCCGGAGATGCCGGACGGTACACCACGCAAGCTGATGGACGTTTCGAAGATCAACAACATGGGCTGGAAAGCTTCTATTTCTTTACGCGACGGCATAACATCCGTTTACAACGAAATCAAAGACCGCGAGTGGGATCAGTAGGTGAGAAGCCACATCAGAAGCCTCGGCTGCTTATCATACTTAATAGGTTTGTAATTGGAGGCCAGGCAGTAGATACCATTCCGCTCGTTCATGAACTTCAAAAGGACTTTAATGTCCTGATTTTATACGGTGAAAAAGAAAAGGATGAAATAGAACCATCCTTTCTTTTGCACCAGTACCCCGGTCTTCAGCTGAAAAAGATCAGCCACCTAAGAAGGAGCATCAATCCTTTCATCGACATCATTGCCTTCTTTAGGCTGTACTTTACCATCTCCAAATTCAAAGCGCAAATTGTACATACGCATGGCGCTAAATCTGGTTTCTTAGGTAGGTTGGCCGCTTTCATTTCAGGCGTTCCCGTTATCATTCACACCTTTCACGGGCATTTTTTCCATTCTTATTTTTCAAAAAGAATTTCTAACCTGGTTGCCGCCGTTGAACGCATGGCCGGTAAAATAACCACGGCTGCTATCGCCTTAAGCGAAACACAAAAGCACGACCTGGTGCACGTGTATAAAGTTCTTCCGGAAAATAAGATAAGGGTGGTGCCACTTGGTTTTGCATACCCTTCTTCTGAAAATGGTGCCACTTTAAGGAACAATTTCCGGCAGCAGTACGGCCTGCAGGAACCGGATATTGCAATTGGAATTGTTGGACGTATCGTTCCGGTGAAAGATCATTTCTTCTTTTTAGAAATAGTAGAAACTTATATGAAGAGCTATCCTGGCAGCAGGGTGGCTTTTTTTGTTATCGGCGATGGCGACCTGCGGCGGCAGCTTGAAGCTAGATTGGCAGAAATAAGCATCAGCTATTCCAACTCCGCCATTAGTGATTATACGCGTGTAGTATTTACTTCCTGGCTGCAGGACATGGACATGGTGATGACGGGTTTAGATATCGTTGTTCTCACTTCTTTGAATGAAGGGACACCTTTATCTATGATAGAAGCACAATATTTTCGCCGCCCTGTAGTTTGTACTAATGTTGGTGGAGTAAAAGATACTATGGTAGATGGTGAAACAGGCTACCTGGTAGAAAACAGGAATACAGCTTCTTTTGTAGAAAAACTGCATAGGCTGGTAGAGAGCGAACAACTTCGAAGTGCTATGGGCGAGGCCGCTCATGCTTTTGTATTACAGAAGTTCTCTAAAACGAACGAGGTGAACATTACGAAAGAATTTTATCTTTCTTTGCTGCACCAAAAATTACCTACCACCAAAACCGTAGAAGCTGAAAAGCAGTTGTAAAAGCAATATCTGAATGAAAATCTTAGTAACGGGAACGGCAGGATTTATTGGGTTTCACTTGGCTGAAAGATTGGTGCAGCGTGGCGACGAGGTAATTGGACTGGATAGCATAAACACCTATTACGACATTAACCTGAAGTATAGCCGGTTAGCTGAACATGGAATTTGTAAAAACAAGATCAGCTACAATACAATTTTAAAAAGCGAGAAGTTTAGCAACTATAGTTTTATTCAACTTGAACTGGATGACAAGGCAAACCTTGTTCAATTTGTAAAAGAGCAGGAGTTTGATGTAGTGGTAAATCTTGCTGCGCAGGCTGGCGTTCGATATTCTCTTACCAATCCTGATGTATATGTAGGAAGTAACATCGTAGGATTTTCTAACCTGGTGGAAGCGTGCAGGTATGGCAACATCAAGCATTTAGTTTATGCCAGCAGTTCCAGTGTGTATGGATTAAATGAAGGTGTTCCATTTTCTACTTCTGTGAACGTGGACCACCCGATGTCGCTGTATGCCGCCAGTAAAAAAACAAATGAGCTGATGGCGCATGTATACAGCCATCTGTTCAATATACCTACTACAGGACTTAGATTTTTTACTGCTTACGGCCCGTGGGGAAGACCAGATATGGCCTTGTTCATTTTTACCAAATCTATACTTGAGGGTAAAGAAATAGAAGTGTACAGCAATGGTGAAATGATACGCGACTTCACCTATATAGATGATATAGTGGAAGGCGTGGTGCGGGTGATAGATAATCCGGCCAAGAAAAATGAAGATTGGGACCCTACTGATCCGGATCCTTCTTCGTCTAAAGCACCATATAAGATCTACAATATCGGCAACAACTCGCCGGTACGCCTGCTCGATTTTGTTATTGCCATTGAAGAAGAATTAGGTATAGAAGCAAAAAAAGTTTTCTTACCATTGCAACCGGGAGAAGTACCGGCTACTTATGCAGATGTTTCAGAACTGGTGGCGGATATGGACTACAAGCCGAACACCTCAATAAAATATGGAGTAAAGCAGTTTGTTAACTGGTACAAAAACTATTATAAAGTATCATGAAAAGCATTTTAATAACCGGTGGAGCCGGTTTCATTGGTTCACACGTGGTTCGTTTATTTGTGACCAAATATCCAGGCTACAAGATCGTAAACCTGGACGCCCTTACCTATGCAGGCAACCTGGAGAACCTGGCCGATATTGACCAGTCTCCTAACTACTTCTTCGAAAAAGTAAACCTGCTGGATGTAAACGAGCTGGACTGTGTGTTTGCAGAACATGCTATCACCGATGTTATTCACCTGGCTGCGGAGTCGCATGTGGATCGCTCTATTCACTCACCGTTAGATTTTGTTTATACCAATATAGTAGGTACAGTTAACCTGCTGAACGAGGCAAAGAAATATTGGAAAGAAGACATGGAGAACCACCTGTTCTACCACGTTTCTACCGATGAGGTATACGGTGCTTTGGGCGAAACAGGTTTCTTTACTGAAGAAACACCTTACCATCCTAACTCCCCGTATAGCGCCAGCAAAGCGTCGTCCGATCATTTTGTTCGTGCTTATGGCGAGACTTATGATCTGCCTTTTGTTATTTCTAACTGTAGCAACAACTACGGCCCTTACCATTTCCCGGAAAAGCTGATCCCCCTTTTCATCAATAATATCATTAACAAAAAGCCGCTGCCTGTATATGGCGATGGCAAATACACCCGCGATTGGCTTTTTGTAAAAGATCATGCTACTGCTATTGATACTGTTTTTCACAATGGCAAAAGAGGTGATACGTATAATATTGGTGGCTTCAACGAGTGGAAGAACATTGACCTGGTGAAACTGCTCATTAAGCAGATGGACGAGAAACTGGGAAATGAACCAGGTACCAGTGATGAACTGATCACTTACGTAAAAGACAGGCCAGGACACGACCGCCGTTATGCAATAGATGCTACTAAAATCAATAAAGAACTTGGCTGGAAACCTTCTGTAACTTTTGAAGAAGGCTTAAGCGAAACCATTGATTGGTATCTGGAAAATACCGAGTGGCTGAACAATGTAACATCAGGCAACTACCAGCAGTATTACGAAAACATGTATGCAAACAGGTAGCAGCGCTGCAGCATACAAATGCTATTGTACCCTTTATGAAAATTGAAAAAACAAAGCTACAGGACTGTTTCATCATACACGACAGCGTGTTTCCTGATGAGCGTGGACACTTCTTTGAAAGCTTCAACAAAAAACGCTTCCAGGATCTTTCAGGTGTAGAAGTTGATTTTGTACAGGATAACCAATCACGTTCTACCCGTGGTGTACTGCGCGGATTACATTTCCAAACAGGTGAACATGCACAGGCTAAATTGGTGCGTGTGCTGCGTGGCGAAGTGCTGGATGTAGCGGTGGATATTCGTCGTTCATCTCCAACATTTGGGCAGCATGTTGCGGTTCATTTATCGGAAGACTCGCATACACAGTTATTCGTACCACGTGGTTTTGCACATGGTTTTGTGGTACTCAGCGATACTGCTGATTTCTTTTACAAGTGCGATAACTTTTATAACAAAGCATCTGAAGGTGGGTTGATATACAATGATCCCGAACTTAACATAGACTGGCAGCTATCTGCTGAAGAATTGCTTGTTTCATCTAAAGACCAGGAGTTGCCAACCCTGGCTAACTGTCAAACACTGTTTAACTAACATGAAAGGAATTATCCTCGCCGGTGGATCCGGTACCCGTTTGTATCCCATTACCAAAGGCATAAGCAAGCAGCTGATGCCGGTATACGATAAGCCAATGATCTACTACCCGCTGAGCGTGCTCATGCTGGCAGGTATCAGGGAGATCTTAATCATCACTACTCCAGAAGACAGCGAACAGTTTCAGCGCCTGCTGGGCAATGGCAACGAATTCGGATGTCAACTGCAGTACGCGGTGCAGGCAGTTCCTAATGGTTTAGCACAAGCTTTTGTTATAGGCGAAGAGTTCGTAGGAAAAGAGAAAGTAGCTCTAATATTGGGGGATAACATCTTCTACGGAAGTGGTTTCAGTAAGCTTGTTCAATCGTTTAATGATGTAGAAGGCGCAGCTGTATTTGCTTACGAGGTAAGCGATCCTGAGCGTTATGGCGTGGTTGAATTTGATGAGCATTTTAACGCAATGAGCATTGAAGAAAAGCCGGTAAATCCAAAATCACATTATGCTGTTCCGGGATTGTACTTCTATGACAATTCAGTGGTTGAAATAGCAAAGAATATAAAACCATCACCACGCGGCGAGTACGAGATTACTGATGTAAACCGCCACTACCTGGAGCAAGGCAAACTAAAAGTAGGTGTGATGGACCGCGGTACAGCATGGCTGGATACCGGGACATTTGACTCTCTTAGCGATGCTTCAGAATTTGTTCGTGTAATAGAAAAGCGCCAGGGACAAAAGATTGGTTGTATAGAAGAGGTAGCATATCGCATGGGCTTCCTTTCCCATCCTGAGCTGATGCAACTTGCAGAAAAGTATATAAAGAGCGGCTATGGCCAGTACCTGAAGCGCATTCATAAGCTTCCGGGGCAATAGCACCAACTTTCATGATTGAACTTGATCTATTTAACAACCGGCAAATGCCGGTTTTTTTGTTTGTTGAACCATTTGGTTAATTTAATGTTTTAGTGGTAAGGCTTCTTTAAACCCGGTAACATTAAACACAGTTAGTAGTTATGAATGCTTTCACTATCAAAGACCTGGAAAACCTAAGCGGCGTAAAGGCGCATACCATCAGGATATGGGAACAACGTTACTCCTTCATTAAACCTCAGCGCACCGGCACCAACATCCGGTACTACAGCAATGAAGAGCTGAAAACGATCCTCAACATAGCATTGTTGAACCGCTATGGCTATAAGATCTCGCACATAGATAAGATGGATACGAGGGAGCTGGAAGAGCGGATACAAAACCTGGCAGCTGTACACGCAAAGCAGGAAAGTGTGCTTAATCAACTCATCAGCCATATGGTAGAAATGGAAATAGATGATTTTGATGATGTACTTTCTGGATACATAGCGGCACATGGCATAGACAAAACCATCATGGATGTCATTTTTCCGTTCTTAGAAAAAGTAGGAATACTGTGGCAGACAAACCATATTTACCCTGCACAAGAGCACTTGGTAACCAATGTAATACGGCAGAAGTTGGTGGTAGGAATTGAAAATGTTTCCAACAACTGGCGTAGCGATAAGCTGGTGCTTTTATACCTGCCGGAAAATGAATTTCACGAGCTTGGCCTGCTGTACGTGAACTACCTGCTAAAGAAAAGAGGTGTTCGCTCGTTGTACCTGGGAGCAAGTTTGCCGCTTAAAGATTTGGAGGTGGTAGTGAAAATGAAGAACCCGCTTTACCTCCACACGCATCTTACATCGGTGGCTCACAACTTCAACCTGGAGAAGTATATGAACCAACTCCACCAGCGTATTCCTGATGTTCCGGTTATCATCTCAGGTCCAGTTACGCATGATTATAAAAAGTCAGTTCCTGCTAATATCAGCTTC
This region of Aridibaculum aurantiacum genomic DNA includes:
- a CDS encoding glycosyltransferase, which encodes MKNTPLVSVIVISYNSSKYIIHTLESIRRQTYGNIELIISDDGSKDDTVEVAARWLEDNKGAFTATRLVVAEKNGGLPANCQRGFNASTGDYIKLIAADDILMPRCIESFMNTLQANNADFAYSAVEIIDEHNKVVGGDTSFYPSFFGTLTTKRKKEVFARYAEFLNTPTWFYTRALIEKVGGYETSYRILEDHILLMRVLQLDAKLVYVDQPLVQYRVHSHSSIAAHNKILLQELKRSRHEERWVHLNKWSIKNLLFMADDYLHYLFAPSKFRKFLYLTRTINPAFWMKLFIKNKANTPGVLKIKKMFG
- a CDS encoding EpsG family protein, giving the protein MFIYVFFFLVILCGAIFIYGAPQRAIFLSVISFVLIMLCGLRGDVDGDYWSYILSYQGAISDQENLNVEFSYNAISKIVDAVVGNFSGVLFFYAFVSISLLTYIIIKFYHANIYVFLVYYSFYFFLHPMTQIRGSIAASALLLSLQFIYKKQFWLFLLVVIAGAFFHASTLLILPFYFIVNRFQLKNSHAICIAIIAFVIGKVFHPFNLLMGLPLGEGLYVLNKLEMHKNTLEGGVGNRTADVYIIMALLKLGFNIFLRYKADLLQERFKYFRTFLTVHFWGYVIYLLLSDMHIVSARISELLGITEIFLIPMLIEVFTPKWAGKSMVITMAVFQLVISLFIVKLVRPYELGI
- a CDS encoding glycosyltransferase family 4 protein, whose product is MSLASSTKRNIYLVIPQFKTGGGNRVFVELANVLAEEHSVTIIFPNNTEDSHTFFVSPKIKIQPIGAIALTKSKKLINLFQCIRYINRHCKDGNVIITDPFMCLLGFMIKVPRLYRFVQADDYRIFDDKMILKNDLMLATYKRLCERSYRFRMNYIFNSSYTYQRFIEVSKTSVPYLLVHPALNHDVFNNRNRIPAGTNAKINIALIARKHPWKGFTTFLEVWKQLDEEVKQSINKVSLISHDDLSSFPVEQFQLVKPQSDHEIADVMRQSDIFISTSWWEGFGLPPLEAMACGCAVITSKSGGVDEYARDDKNCLMYEPKNVEQLKQAIERLLKNRHEIYCIANEGVESSKQFSWTNSARQLLEIIQ
- a CDS encoding glycosyltransferase family 2 protein; protein product: MDKFCSPASRNYSMMTGTPLQLTVSIVLYESKATEIKGLISSLLDTSLNIKVFLVDNSSTDRLKRLATDKRVTYIFNNKNIGYGRGHNIGIFESIKSGSPYHLVVNPDVEMEGEILEKMYNFMEEHPDAGCVVPNVLYPDGNKQYLNKLYPTPFDLMMRRFLPEKLSKTFPRFDKYELKHLDNVTRQVPIASGCFLFCRNLVLKEIGGFDSRYFMYLEDTDMCRRINEVSKVIFWPEIEVIHAYAKGSYSNPRLLFYHISSAIKYFNKWGWLFDAERRRINRQFK
- the gmd gene encoding GDP-mannose 4,6-dehydratase; the protein is MSKKALITGITGQDGAYLAELLLNKGYEVHGTKRRSSMFNTDRIDHLYEDPHTPNRSMILHYGDLTDSTNLIRIIQEVQPDEIYNLAAMSHVAVSFETPEYTANADGIGTLRILEAIRILGLTEKTRIYQASTSELYGLVQAVPQSETTPFYPRSPYAVAKLYAYWITVNYREAYGMYACNGILFNHESPLRGETFVTRKITRGVAKIALGLQDILYLGNMNAKRDWGHAKDYVEAMWRILQQDTPTDYVIATGVTTEIREFVKMAFAEAGIEVAFRGEQENEEGYVVACNGDFQLAEGTVVVKVDPRYYRPTEVELLIGDATKSKEILGWEPKYTVQELCAEMVQSDIDLFRREVLLKESGFSIKNEFE
- a CDS encoding GDP-L-fucose synthase family protein; amino-acid sequence: MNKEDKIYIAGHRGMVGSAINRKLQSEGYTNIIVRTSAELDLRNQQAVFDFFDQEKPQYVFLAAAKVGGINANNVYRAEFLYDNLMIEANIIHAAHQSGVTKLLFLGSSCIYPKMAPQPLKEEALLSGYLEYTNEPYAIAKIAGIKLCEAYRSQYGSNFISAMPTNLYGPNDNYDLKKSHVLPALLRKMIMAKRNNAESVEIWGTGSPKREFLHVDDLAEACIFLMLNYNDPQFVNIGTGEDISIYELTELVKEIVGFEGPIKTNPEMPDGTPRKLMDVSKINNMGWKASISLRDGITSVYNEIKDREWDQ
- a CDS encoding glycosyltransferase, with the translated sequence MGSVGEKPHQKPRLLIILNRFVIGGQAVDTIPLVHELQKDFNVLILYGEKEKDEIEPSFLLHQYPGLQLKKISHLRRSINPFIDIIAFFRLYFTISKFKAQIVHTHGAKSGFLGRLAAFISGVPVIIHTFHGHFFHSYFSKRISNLVAAVERMAGKITTAAIALSETQKHDLVHVYKVLPENKIRVVPLGFAYPSSENGATLRNNFRQQYGLQEPDIAIGIVGRIVPVKDHFFFLEIVETYMKSYPGSRVAFFVIGDGDLRRQLEARLAEISISYSNSAISDYTRVVFTSWLQDMDMVMTGLDIVVLTSLNEGTPLSMIEAQYFRRPVVCTNVGGVKDTMVDGETGYLVENRNTASFVEKLHRLVESEQLRSAMGEAAHAFVLQKFSKTNEVNITKEFYLSLLHQKLPTTKTVEAEKQL
- a CDS encoding NAD-dependent epimerase → MKILVTGTAGFIGFHLAERLVQRGDEVIGLDSINTYYDINLKYSRLAEHGICKNKISYNTILKSEKFSNYSFIQLELDDKANLVQFVKEQEFDVVVNLAAQAGVRYSLTNPDVYVGSNIVGFSNLVEACRYGNIKHLVYASSSSVYGLNEGVPFSTSVNVDHPMSLYAASKKTNELMAHVYSHLFNIPTTGLRFFTAYGPWGRPDMALFIFTKSILEGKEIEVYSNGEMIRDFTYIDDIVEGVVRVIDNPAKKNEDWDPTDPDPSSSKAPYKIYNIGNNSPVRLLDFVIAIEEELGIEAKKVFLPLQPGEVPATYADVSELVADMDYKPNTSIKYGVKQFVNWYKNYYKVS
- the rfbB gene encoding dTDP-glucose 4,6-dehydratase translates to MKSILITGGAGFIGSHVVRLFVTKYPGYKIVNLDALTYAGNLENLADIDQSPNYFFEKVNLLDVNELDCVFAEHAITDVIHLAAESHVDRSIHSPLDFVYTNIVGTVNLLNEAKKYWKEDMENHLFYHVSTDEVYGALGETGFFTEETPYHPNSPYSASKASSDHFVRAYGETYDLPFVISNCSNNYGPYHFPEKLIPLFINNIINKKPLPVYGDGKYTRDWLFVKDHATAIDTVFHNGKRGDTYNIGGFNEWKNIDLVKLLIKQMDEKLGNEPGTSDELITYVKDRPGHDRRYAIDATKINKELGWKPSVTFEEGLSETIDWYLENTEWLNNVTSGNYQQYYENMYANR
- the rfbC gene encoding dTDP-4-dehydrorhamnose 3,5-epimerase: MKIEKTKLQDCFIIHDSVFPDERGHFFESFNKKRFQDLSGVEVDFVQDNQSRSTRGVLRGLHFQTGEHAQAKLVRVLRGEVLDVAVDIRRSSPTFGQHVAVHLSEDSHTQLFVPRGFAHGFVVLSDTADFFYKCDNFYNKASEGGLIYNDPELNIDWQLSAEELLVSSKDQELPTLANCQTLFN